From Segatella copri, the proteins below share one genomic window:
- the tgt gene encoding tRNA guanosine(34) transglycosylase Tgt: MKFELQVTDKASDARTGIITTDHGQIKTPIFMPVGTVGSVKGVHFEELKKQVMAQIILGNTYHLYLRPGLDVIRAAGGLHKFNGWDRPILTDSGGFQVFSLTGIRKLKEEGCEFRSHIDGSKHFFTPENVMDTERIIGADIMMAFDECPPGQSDYQYAKNSLMLTQRWLDRCIKRFNETEPLYGYQQSLFPIVQGCTFPDLRREAAKYIADKGADGNAIGGLAVGEPTEVMYEMIEVVNEILPKDKPRYLMGVGTPQNILEAIERGVDMFDCVMPTRNGRNAMLFTYQGTMNMRNKKWEKDFSPVDPDGCDIDLVTTKAYLHHLFKAQELLAMQIASIHNLSFYLRLVTDARHHIEQGDFVAWKNSIIDQLGRRI; encoded by the coding sequence ATGAAATTTGAATTACAAGTAACAGATAAAGCAAGCGATGCGCGTACAGGCATCATCACCACCGACCACGGACAGATCAAGACCCCAATCTTCATGCCCGTAGGAACCGTAGGAAGTGTGAAGGGCGTCCACTTCGAGGAGCTCAAGAAGCAGGTCATGGCACAGATTATCCTCGGAAACACCTATCACCTCTACCTGCGCCCAGGTCTTGACGTCATCAGGGCAGCAGGCGGACTGCACAAGTTCAACGGCTGGGACCGTCCTATCCTCACCGACAGCGGCGGCTTCCAGGTCTTCTCGCTCACCGGCATCCGCAAGCTCAAGGAAGAAGGCTGCGAGTTCCGCTCCCACATCGACGGCAGCAAGCACTTCTTTACACCGGAGAATGTGATGGACACCGAGCGCATCATCGGAGCCGACATCATGATGGCCTTCGATGAATGTCCGCCGGGACAGAGCGATTACCAGTACGCCAAGAACAGCCTCATGCTCACCCAGCGCTGGCTAGACCGCTGCATCAAGCGGTTTAACGAGACCGAGCCCCTCTACGGCTATCAGCAGAGTCTCTTCCCTATCGTTCAGGGCTGCACCTTCCCGGACCTGCGCCGCGAAGCAGCCAAATACATTGCCGACAAGGGAGCCGACGGAAATGCCATCGGCGGACTTGCCGTAGGAGAGCCTACCGAGGTGATGTATGAGATGATAGAAGTAGTGAACGAAATCCTGCCGAAAGACAAGCCGAGATATCTGATGGGCGTAGGAACCCCGCAGAACATCCTCGAAGCCATCGAGCGCGGCGTAGACATGTTCGACTGCGTAATGCCGACCCGCAACGGCCGCAACGCCATGCTCTTCACCTATCAGGGCACGATGAACATGCGCAACAAGAAGTGGGAGAAAGATTTCAGTCCGGTAGATCCAGACGGCTGCGACATCGACCTCGTAACCACGAAGGCCTACCTCCACCACCTCTTCAAGGCACAGGAGCTGCTGGCGATGCAGATAGCCAGCATCCACAACCTCTCTTTCTATCTGCGCCTCGTGACCGATGCCCGCCATCATATCGAGCAGGGCGATTTCGTGGCATGGAAGAATTCCATCATCGACCAGCTTGGCCGAAGAATTTAA
- the lon gene encoding endopeptidase La: MDNRRTSTRIQMIADYEGDPKTLIEDQEEGLYPTLCMRDIVVFPTNMTPIVVGRKESLNLVRMLEKKPDTTFCVFCQKNKDTELPYEEDLYPVGVYAKLIKVIKMPGTDQMSIIIQGLGRCQMKHLVQKEPYTVIDVKSLPEKWPDENNDELFRMLYENFHYEATDYIKSNANYTDDAIQAINELSSIHMQCNFMCSLLPFSIEDKIKMLKEENLSERIMIAIRSLNKVRHLLRIQTEIENKTHYDLDEQQKEYFLKQQIKNIREELGEGNASPEKKEILEKAKQKNWSEETAKIFKKEIAKLDTLNPQSPDYSIQIGFLQTMVDLPWNSYTQDDLSLTRAKRILNHDHYGMENVKERILEFLAVRALNGGGKSPILCLYGPPGVGKTSLGKSIAAAMKRKYVRMSLGGLHDEAEIRGHRRTYVGAMPGRIIKNMLKAGSSNPVFILDEIDKVAQSNFNGDPASALLEVLDPEQNNAFHDNYLDMDYDLSKVLFIATANDLSVIPRPLLDRMELIEVGGYITEEKTEIAKRHLVPEELESTGLDKVSPKVSFNKNALEFIIEHYTRESGVRQLKKQIDKSLRKMAYKLACNQELKNYTITPAEVKDLLGNPPFNRDIYQGNDYAGVVTGLAWTSVGGEILYIETSLSKGKAGKLTLTGNLGDVMKESAIIALEYVKSHIDLLQVDYRIFEQWNIHIHVPEGATPKDGPSAGITIATSIASAITQRKVRANTAMTGEITLRGKVLPVGGIKEKILAAKRAGIKHIVMCRENQKNVEEIPEKYLKGVDFHYVENVADVWQFALTDEKVKSPTDFSIEENDKKEKK; encoded by the coding sequence ATGGATAATAGAAGAACAAGTACCCGAATACAAATGATTGCAGATTACGAGGGCGACCCGAAAACCCTGATTGAAGACCAGGAAGAAGGTTTGTACCCTACCCTCTGCATGCGAGATATTGTAGTTTTCCCTACCAACATGACCCCTATCGTTGTGGGCAGAAAGGAAAGTCTGAATCTCGTCCGGATGCTGGAAAAGAAGCCAGACACCACATTCTGTGTATTCTGCCAGAAGAATAAAGACACAGAATTGCCCTACGAAGAAGACCTCTACCCTGTAGGTGTCTACGCCAAACTCATCAAGGTGATCAAGATGCCTGGCACAGACCAGATGAGCATCATCATCCAGGGTCTGGGCAGATGTCAGATGAAACATCTCGTTCAAAAAGAGCCTTACACAGTAATTGACGTAAAAAGTCTTCCGGAGAAATGGCCTGACGAGAACAACGATGAACTCTTCAGAATGCTCTACGAGAACTTCCATTACGAAGCGACAGACTATATCAAATCAAACGCCAACTATACTGATGATGCCATCCAGGCCATCAACGAACTATCGAGCATTCACATGCAGTGCAACTTCATGTGCTCCCTCCTCCCTTTCTCCATCGAGGATAAAATCAAGATGCTGAAAGAGGAAAATCTCAGCGAGCGCATCATGATTGCCATCAGATCTCTGAACAAGGTGCGCCATCTGCTACGCATACAGACTGAGATTGAGAACAAAACCCACTACGACCTCGATGAACAGCAGAAGGAATACTTCCTCAAGCAGCAGATCAAGAACATCAGGGAAGAACTGGGAGAAGGCAACGCCAGTCCGGAGAAGAAGGAGATTCTGGAGAAGGCGAAACAGAAGAACTGGAGCGAAGAGACAGCCAAAATCTTCAAGAAAGAAATTGCCAAGCTCGACACCCTGAACCCGCAGAGTCCTGACTATTCGATACAGATAGGATTTCTGCAGACCATGGTAGATTTGCCTTGGAACTCCTACACCCAGGACGACCTCAGTCTGACCCGTGCCAAGCGCATCCTGAACCACGACCACTACGGCATGGAGAATGTGAAGGAGCGCATTCTGGAATTCCTCGCCGTAAGAGCACTGAACGGCGGCGGCAAGAGTCCTATCCTCTGCCTCTACGGTCCTCCGGGCGTAGGAAAGACCAGTCTGGGCAAGAGCATCGCAGCAGCCATGAAGCGCAAGTATGTACGCATGTCGCTGGGCGGTCTGCACGATGAAGCCGAAATCCGCGGTCACCGCCGCACCTATGTGGGAGCCATGCCGGGCCGCATCATCAAGAACATGCTGAAGGCAGGCAGCAGCAATCCTGTCTTCATCCTCGACGAGATTGACAAGGTGGCGCAGAGCAATTTTAACGGCGACCCAGCATCAGCCCTGCTCGAAGTGCTGGACCCGGAACAGAACAATGCCTTCCACGACAACTATCTCGATATGGATTACGACCTCTCCAAGGTGCTCTTCATCGCCACAGCCAATGACCTGAGCGTCATTCCGCGTCCGCTCCTCGACCGTATGGAACTGATAGAAGTAGGCGGCTACATCACCGAAGAGAAGACAGAGATTGCCAAGCGCCATCTCGTACCGGAAGAGCTGGAAAGCACCGGACTCGACAAGGTTTCGCCGAAGGTAAGCTTCAACAAGAATGCCCTCGAGTTCATCATCGAGCACTACACCCGGGAGAGCGGCGTAAGACAGCTGAAGAAACAGATTGACAAGAGTCTGCGCAAGATGGCTTACAAACTGGCCTGCAACCAGGAGCTGAAGAACTACACCATCACCCCTGCCGAAGTAAAAGACCTGCTGGGCAATCCGCCGTTCAACCGCGACATCTACCAGGGCAACGACTATGCAGGAGTGGTAACCGGACTAGCCTGGACCTCAGTGGGCGGCGAAATCCTCTACATCGAAACCTCGCTCAGCAAGGGCAAGGCAGGCAAGCTCACCCTGACCGGAAATCTGGGCGACGTGATGAAGGAATCAGCCATTATCGCGCTGGAATACGTCAAGTCGCACATCGACCTGCTGCAGGTAGACTACCGCATCTTCGAGCAGTGGAACATCCACATCCACGTGCCTGAGGGAGCCACCCCGAAAGACGGTCCTTCTGCCGGAATCACCATCGCCACCAGCATCGCCTCAGCCATCACCCAGCGCAAGGTGCGTGCCAACACAGCCATGACCGGCGAGATAACCCTCCGCGGCAAAGTGCTCCCGGTAGGCGGAATCAAGGAGAAGATTCTGGCAGCCAAGCGGGCAGGAATCAAGCACATCGTGATGTGCAGGGAGAACCAGAAGAACGTAGAGGAAATACCGGAGAAATATCTCAAGGGCGTAGACTTCCACTATGTAGAGAACGTGGCTGACGTCTGGCAGTTCGCGCTGACCGACGAGAAGGTGAAAAGCCCTACAGACTTCAGCATTGAGGAAAATGATAAAAAAGAAAAGAAATGA
- a CDS encoding tRNA1(Val) (adenine(37)-N6)-methyltransferase: MGNFRFKQFEIEQDRCAMKVGTDGVLLGAWAQGGRRILDIGSGTGLISLMLAQRFPEAEVVGIDMDADACGQARENVMASPFRDRVEIECCRLQDFGGAGVSEAAEALEAAADLKAAGVFDAIVSNPPFFVDSLKNPDSKRTMARHTDSLPFRDLFAGVKRLLSDDGIFSAIVPVEVVEQFVAESCILGFYLIRKCGVKTVERKQPKRFMLSFAKHRISPYEECVETMMDSQGNRSEWYRKITEEFYLSE; this comes from the coding sequence ATGGGTAATTTTCGATTTAAACAGTTTGAGATAGAGCAAGACCGTTGTGCCATGAAAGTGGGAACTGACGGCGTTTTGCTGGGTGCATGGGCGCAAGGTGGCAGGCGGATTCTGGACATTGGTTCCGGAACGGGACTGATTTCGCTCATGCTGGCGCAGCGTTTTCCTGAGGCTGAGGTAGTGGGGATTGATATGGATGCTGATGCCTGCGGACAGGCGAGGGAGAATGTGATGGCTAGTCCGTTTCGCGACAGGGTGGAAATAGAATGCTGCAGACTGCAGGATTTCGGGGGAGCCGGTGTTTCGGAAGCTGCTGAGGCTTTGGAAGCTGCTGCAGATTTGAAGGCTGCCGGTGTTTTTGATGCGATAGTGAGCAATCCTCCGTTCTTTGTAGATAGCTTGAAAAATCCGGACAGTAAGAGGACGATGGCGAGACATACGGACAGTCTTCCGTTCCGCGATTTGTTTGCGGGTGTAAAACGGTTACTTTCTGATGACGGTATTTTCTCTGCAATTGTTCCCGTAGAAGTAGTGGAGCAGTTTGTTGCAGAGTCTTGTATATTAGGTTTTTATCTTATACGGAAGTGTGGCGTGAAGACGGTAGAACGCAAGCAGCCAAAACGCTTTATGCTGAGTTTTGCCAAGCATCGCATTTCGCCTTATGAAGAGTGTGTTGAAACGATGATGGATTCGCAGGGAAACCGCTCGGAATGGTATAGGAAAATAACGGAAGAATTCTATCTTAGTGAGTAG
- a CDS encoding ComEC/Rec2 family competence protein codes for MMKELSLTPLMTISLTLTIGIIIAKWGYDDFNMRFWLIISIISCALGSIIFFLTEFLSKKAYFSRSHQFLIFSQCVMIHLCILSLGAFLTCKQIADSQTSTQLKNWQELSYLTRAKINTERYKSNIESKLVSLHVKQQDYAVIAAMALGDKSALDSNTRNSYSISGASHILAVSGLHIGIIFQLFIFLLGGRKYSVYTIILSLISIWTYVFLIGLPASAVRSAIMLSAYSLSLAFHRTGLPLNTLASAYILILFISPLYLFELSFQLSFLAVASILLFFSPLYSLLPIRSRFIRWAWGLLCVSLAAQIGTLPVIVYTFGRISCYSLLTNYIAIPAATLILYLGAALILFSPLTLWAPIAPVVAPLISLTSGALTSITQFLNTAIKLISMLPGASIENVRISLPQVIGLYAIILLIYALWHRIDKQKSPECKIP; via the coding sequence ATGATGAAAGAGCTATCCCTCACCCCGCTCATGACCATCAGCCTCACACTGACGATCGGAATCATCATAGCCAAATGGGGCTATGATGATTTCAACATGCGCTTCTGGCTCATCATCTCCATCATTTCATGCGCCCTTGGCAGCATCATCTTTTTCCTTACTGAGTTCTTAAGCAAAAAAGCTTACTTCAGCAGGAGCCACCAGTTTCTCATCTTCTCCCAATGCGTGATGATTCATTTATGCATCCTGAGCCTTGGGGCTTTTCTTACCTGTAAGCAAATAGCTGATTCCCAAACCTCTACACAACTGAAAAACTGGCAGGAACTGTCTTACCTCACACGGGCAAAAATCAATACCGAACGCTATAAAAGCAATATTGAAAGCAAACTGGTTTCCCTTCACGTAAAACAGCAAGACTATGCAGTCATCGCAGCCATGGCGCTGGGCGACAAGAGCGCACTCGACTCGAACACCCGAAACAGTTACTCCATTTCCGGAGCCAGTCACATCCTGGCAGTAAGCGGACTTCATATAGGCATTATCTTCCAGCTTTTCATCTTTCTGCTAGGCGGCAGAAAGTACTCAGTTTACACCATCATCCTGTCCCTCATCTCCATCTGGACCTACGTTTTTCTCATAGGATTGCCGGCAAGTGCAGTCCGTTCAGCCATCATGCTTTCAGCCTACAGCTTAAGTTTAGCTTTTCATCGTACCGGCCTGCCGCTCAACACCTTAGCCTCAGCTTATATATTGATACTCTTCATCAGTCCGCTCTATCTTTTCGAGTTGAGTTTCCAGCTTTCGTTCCTTGCCGTAGCCTCCATTCTGCTGTTCTTCTCACCCCTTTACTCCCTTCTCCCCATCCGCAGCCGTTTCATCCGTTGGGCATGGGGACTCCTTTGCGTTTCACTGGCAGCCCAGATAGGAACCCTTCCGGTCATCGTCTACACCTTCGGCAGAATATCGTGCTATTCACTTCTCACCAATTACATCGCCATTCCCGCAGCAACCCTCATCCTATATCTTGGAGCAGCCTTAATTCTGTTCTCCCCACTCACGTTATGGGCGCCCATAGCACCGGTTGTCGCCCCACTCATCAGCCTTACATCAGGCGCCCTGACCAGCATCACCCAGTTTTTGAATACAGCCATAAAACTGATCAGCATGCTGCCCGGAGCAAGCATCGAAAACGTAAGAATCAGTCTGCCTCAGGTAATCGGTCTCTACGCTATCATCCTGCTCATTTATGCCCTATGGCACAGGATAGATAAACAGAAGTCGCCAGAATGCAAGATTCCCTAA
- a CDS encoding DEAD/DEAH box helicase, with amino-acid sequence MYFDELDLNDNVLDALYDMRFDTCTPVQEKCIPEILEGHDVLGVAQTGTGKTAAYLLPVLSKLDDGGYPKDAINCVIMSPTRELAQQIDQAMQGFGYYLQGVSSVAVYGGNDGNRYDQELRSLRMGADVVIATPGRLISHISLGNVDLSKVSFFILDEADRMLDMGFSDDIKTIAAKLPKTCQTIMFSATMPEKIEELAKTLLKNPVEIKLAVSKPAEKIKQEAYVCYETQKMTIIKDIFKAGDLKRVIVFSGSKFKVKQLAASLQQIGVNCGAMHSDLEQAERDDVMFKFKSGHYDVLVATDIVARGIDIDDIEMVINYDVPHDTEDYVHRIGRTARANRDGRAITFVSEEDQYWFQQIEKFLEKVVDKMPLPEGCGEGPEYIKLNKPKKKGANGRNNRRGNGGNGEAGKNSAKNRRQKDRDQTSHKRKPNKPNERQEKAPRSNEQQPQQGNKQQNAKQQPQQGNKQQNAKQQPQQGNRQQNAKQQNRKPAQPGEQPKNSNSQKRRNNSNNSNQQRPGTENNVRPGSNGRGRGVAQKKGDKPAARKHTPIVNPQKKENAVKTFIKRIFGFKK; translated from the coding sequence ATGTATTTCGACGAATTAGATTTAAACGACAACGTGCTCGACGCATTATACGACATGCGCTTCGACACATGCACTCCAGTACAGGAAAAGTGCATTCCAGAGATATTAGAAGGTCACGATGTCTTGGGTGTAGCCCAGACCGGAACCGGCAAAACCGCAGCCTATCTGCTCCCAGTATTGAGCAAGCTCGATGACGGCGGTTATCCTAAAGACGCCATCAACTGCGTCATCATGTCACCAACCCGCGAACTCGCCCAGCAGATAGATCAGGCGATGCAAGGCTTCGGCTATTACCTGCAGGGCGTGAGCAGCGTAGCCGTATACGGCGGCAACGACGGCAACCGTTACGATCAGGAGTTGCGCAGCCTCCGCATGGGCGCCGATGTAGTCATCGCCACCCCGGGCCGTCTCATCTCCCATATCTCCCTGGGCAATGTAGACCTCAGCAAGGTAAGCTTCTTCATTCTCGACGAGGCCGACCGCATGCTCGACATGGGTTTCTCTGACGACATCAAGACCATCGCGGCAAAACTGCCAAAGACCTGCCAGACCATCATGTTCTCGGCAACCATGCCTGAGAAGATAGAAGAACTGGCTAAGACCCTGCTCAAGAATCCGGTAGAAATCAAACTTGCCGTCAGCAAGCCAGCCGAGAAAATCAAGCAGGAAGCATACGTATGCTACGAAACCCAGAAGATGACCATCATCAAGGACATCTTCAAGGCGGGCGACCTGAAGCGTGTCATCGTCTTCAGCGGCAGCAAATTCAAGGTGAAGCAACTCGCAGCTTCCCTCCAGCAGATTGGAGTAAACTGCGGAGCCATGCACAGCGACCTGGAACAGGCTGAACGCGACGATGTGATGTTCAAGTTCAAGAGCGGACACTATGATGTTCTCGTAGCTACCGACATTGTGGCACGCGGAATCGACATCGATGATATTGAGATGGTCATCAATTACGATGTTCCTCACGATACAGAAGATTACGTTCACCGCATCGGCCGTACAGCCCGTGCCAACCGCGATGGTAGAGCCATCACCTTCGTGAGCGAAGAAGACCAGTACTGGTTCCAGCAGATAGAGAAGTTCCTGGAGAAGGTGGTAGACAAGATGCCTCTCCCTGAAGGATGCGGCGAAGGTCCTGAATACATCAAGCTTAACAAGCCGAAGAAGAAAGGCGCAAACGGAAGAAACAACAGACGCGGTAACGGCGGAAACGGCGAGGCCGGAAAGAACAGCGCCAAGAACCGCCGACAGAAAGACCGCGACCAGACTTCTCACAAGCGCAAGCCAAACAAGCCAAACGAGCGTCAGGAAAAAGCGCCACGCAGCAACGAACAGCAGCCTCAGCAAGGCAACAAGCAGCAGAACGCAAAGCAGCAGCCTCAGCAGGGCAACAAGCAGCAGAACGCAAAGCAGCAGCCACAGCAGGGCAACAGGCAGCAGAACGCAAAGCAGCAGAATAGAAAGCCAGCCCAGCCAGGCGAGCAGCCAAAGAACAGCAACAGCCAGAAGCGCCGCAATAACAGCAATAACAGCAACCAGCAGCGCCCAGGCACCGAGAACAATGTTCGTCCAGGCAGCAACGGCCGTGGCAGAGGCGTAGCCCAGAAAAAGGGCGACAAGCCGGCTGCACGCAAGCACACCCCTATCGTAAATCCACAGAAGAAAGAAAACGCTGTGAAGACATTCATCAAGCGCATCTTCGGATTCAAGAAATAG
- a CDS encoding LptF/LptG family permease: protein MKDFKKIRKHRRLYRTGRWASRKFGWLIRAVRWLAHKLRFLRIFRFLNPFRYIKKLDWYIIKKFLGYYFFSIALIISIAIVFDFNENLSKFTEHHAPARAIIFDYYANFVPYFANLFSALFVFVAVILFTSKLASNSEIIAILASGVSFKRLLRPYMITCVLLSALSFGLSAYVIPHGTVIRQNFETMYKNKKKNTSAENVQLQVDKGVIAYMQHYDNSMKRGYGFCLDKFQDKKLVSHLTAMDIQYDTISDSKYHWQLSNWKIRKLQGMKEHITSGAQKDTIIMMEPTDLVYSKGQQETFTSPELRDYISKQINRGSGNVVQYEVEYHKRIASSFASFILTIIGVSLSARKRKGGMGAALGVGLALSFGYIMLQTVSATFAIQANFPPVLAAWLPNFLFAIVAYFCYRKAPR, encoded by the coding sequence ATGAAAGATTTTAAGAAAATAAGAAAACACCGCCGGCTCTACCGCACCGGCCGATGGGCTTCCCGCAAGTTCGGGTGGCTCATCAGGGCTGTGCGCTGGCTGGCTCACAAGCTCCGGTTCCTGCGCATATTCCGGTTTCTTAACCCGTTCAGGTACATCAAGAAGCTCGACTGGTACATTATCAAGAAGTTTCTGGGCTACTATTTCTTCTCCATCGCCCTGATCATCTCCATCGCCATCGTCTTCGACTTCAACGAGAACCTGTCAAAATTCACAGAGCACCATGCACCGGCGCGCGCAATCATCTTCGATTACTACGCCAACTTCGTGCCCTATTTTGCCAACCTCTTCAGTGCGCTGTTCGTGTTCGTGGCGGTCATTCTCTTCACCAGCAAGCTGGCAAGCAATTCCGAAATCATCGCCATCCTGGCGTCGGGAGTATCCTTCAAGCGTCTCCTCCGCCCATACATGATTACCTGCGTGCTGCTCTCAGCCCTCTCCTTCGGGCTTTCAGCCTACGTCATTCCCCACGGAACCGTTATCAGGCAGAACTTCGAGACGATGTACAAGAACAAGAAGAAGAATACCAGTGCCGAGAATGTACAGCTGCAGGTAGACAAGGGAGTGATTGCCTATATGCAGCATTACGACAACAGCATGAAACGCGGCTACGGATTCTGTCTCGACAAGTTCCAGGACAAGAAACTCGTAAGCCACCTTACAGCGATGGACATCCAGTACGACACCATTTCCGACAGCAAGTATCACTGGCAACTGAGCAACTGGAAAATCCGCAAGCTCCAGGGCATGAAGGAGCATATTACGAGCGGAGCGCAGAAGGACACCATCATCATGATGGAACCTACCGACCTGGTCTATTCCAAGGGTCAGCAGGAAACCTTCACCAGTCCTGAGCTCCGCGATTACATCTCCAAGCAGATCAACCGCGGTTCGGGCAACGTAGTGCAGTACGAGGTAGAATACCACAAGCGCATCGCCTCATCCTTCGCCTCGTTCATCCTCACCATCATCGGTGTCTCCCTCTCAGCCCGCAAGCGCAAGGGCGGCATGGGAGCAGCATTGGGCGTTGGACTTGCGCTGAGTTTCGGCTACATCATGCTGCAGACGGTTTCTGCCACCTTCGCCATCCAGGCCAACTTCCCGCCTGTTCTGGCAGCGTGGCTTCCAAACTTCCTCTTCGCCATCGTAGCCTACTTCTGCTACCGCAAGGCACCGAGGTAA
- a CDS encoding diacylglycerol/lipid kinase family protein: MKKKILFIMNPISGTASKAAVPSLIDSVLDKELFEYEIRMTERAGHASEIATEAKNNHVDVVVAVGGDGTVNEVARSLVHSDTALGILPCGSGNGLARHLLLPMNLKKCIEVINQCEIRDLDYGVINDHPFFCTCGMGFDAFVSMKFAESGKRGPITYAENILREGLKYKPETYTLEDETGTKQYKAFLISCANASQYGNNAYIAPQASMSDGLMDVVIMEPFDVIEAPQVSFDMFNKTLDKNSKIKSFRCKKLHITRSQPGVIHYDGDPVMTGAEIDVHLEEKGIKMLVNPFANKNDRKPNMIQSAFADFFNDINAVRDDIHKDIQRQSKRVEAISKLVQKKLNL; the protein is encoded by the coding sequence ATGAAGAAAAAGATACTTTTCATCATGAATCCGATTTCAGGAACAGCCAGCAAGGCGGCAGTTCCCAGTCTGATAGATTCTGTTTTGGACAAAGAGCTTTTTGAGTACGAGATAAGAATGACTGAAAGAGCTGGGCACGCTTCGGAAATTGCTACCGAAGCGAAGAACAACCATGTAGATGTGGTTGTGGCGGTTGGTGGTGACGGAACCGTCAACGAGGTGGCCCGCTCACTGGTTCACTCCGATACTGCCCTCGGCATTCTGCCTTGCGGTTCGGGCAACGGACTGGCAAGACATCTGCTGCTCCCGATGAACCTGAAGAAATGCATAGAGGTCATCAACCAGTGCGAGATTCGCGATCTGGATTATGGTGTCATCAACGACCACCCGTTCTTCTGCACCTGCGGCATGGGCTTTGACGCTTTCGTCAGCATGAAGTTTGCCGAGAGCGGCAAGCGTGGTCCTATCACTTATGCTGAAAATATCCTGCGCGAGGGATTGAAGTATAAGCCTGAGACTTACACGCTGGAGGACGAGACGGGCACCAAGCAGTATAAGGCGTTCCTCATTTCCTGCGCCAACGCATCTCAGTATGGCAACAATGCCTATATTGCCCCTCAAGCATCCATGAGCGACGGTTTGATGGATGTCGTCATCATGGAACCATTCGATGTCATCGAGGCGCCTCAGGTAAGTTTCGACATGTTCAACAAGACGTTGGACAAGAATTCGAAGATCAAGTCGTTCCGCTGCAAGAAGCTCCATATCACCCGCAGTCAGCCTGGCGTAATCCATTATGATGGCGACCCTGTGATGACGGGTGCAGAGATTGATGTTCACCTGGAAGAAAAGGGAATCAAGATGCTGGTGAACCCATTTGCCAACAAGAACGACCGCAAGCCGAACATGATTCAGTCTGCCTTTGCCGATTTCTTCAACGACATCAATGCCGTGCGCGATGATATTCATAAAGACATCCAGCGCCAGAGCAAAAGAGTAGAAGCTATCAGCAAACTGGTACAGAAGAAGCTGAACCTTTAA